The Kryptolebias marmoratus isolate JLee-2015 linkage group LG7, ASM164957v2, whole genome shotgun sequence region AGCTCATTTCTCCCCTTCtgtgcaaaacacacacacacacacacacacacacacacacacacaccctcccatTAGCCCATCATGCCAAGATGATATTTTAATCTAGATTTAAGATCTAACAAGTATCAAATGGTTGCTCTATATCCTACTCTCTATGAAACAGCACTGCATGAAAACCATGATCAGCGCTAACAGGATCACCTCTCGTGCCATCTGACTTTACTAGGAAATATTTTCTAACTCTCTCATGCCATGATCAGTGCACAGCAGTATTCTGGCATCaacctgtttattttacagccaaataaaaagatttaaatttgtCTCATGACAGAACTATGGTTTATTACACGAGGCCCCCTACACACTGGATGACGACCTAGCTACAACAGCTacaacgtaaaaaaaaaaagaagaaaatccttCGAGAAGGTgaatggtctttgcagggtttaAGCCAGGTTTTCAAGAgtgtaacaaaaacacagtgggCTCCCCATCATGGTGACAGAGCGCCACAATGCTCAAAACTTCCATAACAGGGTAGTGGAAGTTTATCATTGTTGTGGCAGCATACTGGAGCCCCGGGTGGAGCATGGTGGCAGAGTATTTACGGTACGGGGTCGCCCTTGTACCTCCGGGCTACAACTGTGATTGTGAAACGACCCTGAGCAGATATGACACTCGTGACAGTAGTGTCCTGCTAACAGTGATATTTGAGCACGTAGTTGAATCACGGTGCGGTCCAAGAGAGTCGTGTCAGGGTGGGCATATGAAGCACAGTCAGGGACACAGAAAATAGCTGAGAAATACCTATTCATAAAATACAAATCAAgtagcagcatcatgactgCCTTgtcactgaaggaggttttcccacttcctgttccactgtgtttgctaaaaaacacacaaattttcACCACTGTGAAAAATGTCCACATCTGCTTCATCGCCCTTTTGGACCAACTGCATATATTATGTCTTCTCTTGTCTTGaattaacctttttgttttagatgttatttattttagtaattgTTAAATTTTCTACTCTGTTGTGCAATATCAGTAAATATTATGTTTTGCATCTTTGAGCtaagaaataaatgttaaaaaatatgttaaaatctCCTAAAATGCCCCAAATTACACAGTAATTAGATCAAATATCAAGCAACCACATGCAGACTGTAATACTGTTTATTGGGTAATAATTTGAGTAATTCTAGACTCATATCTCTTTTCTAGACAGGCGTTTTAGCCCCCTTACCTTATTTTAAACCAGATGAACCTTAACCTGACTGCAACCTTTATACAAAGCTATAATCTCAACTCAACTAatctgcatctgtttttttttttttttttttgtgacgtccgctttaaaagaaaatgtaactttttaattaaaaccgtCTACTTGTGCTTGGAAcacttattttcttcttcaggCCACTTTGGGCAAATTAAGTGTAATATGTTAGGACAATAGCCGACAGATGCTTGCAGGATCCTTAGACTGATTAATAGGAAAATTGCACTAAGACTGATTAATGAGCTACTGAGATCAGAAGGACTGAACCGGGCTGCAGATTATTAACACTCTGTCCTGACTTGCTCCTCCATTTACATTGATGTCCAGGGGCGTCGGCATTATGTCCTGAGAGGTCGGAGGGGACAGTGTATCTGCAACCTATGTCTGTTTTAATTACATGGGTATTAGCTTGTGGGGGGATGCTACAACTTTGTGTCCCTACCCATATTTAGGCCTAAAAGTTAAAGtgattgtgattttattttcataactATGAGCAAAACTAATAGGGCCATAAATTCATTATAAAGTTTTCCACCAACCATAAAGGAAGAAATGCAACACAAGAAAATATGATTCTGCCCTTCTTGTCTCCTGTTCAGTAACTTCACCACAGCCTTTCTGTTCatcatcagctgctcctgaggCAGGGCATGATATCCTCAAGATCAGatcttttaaataatctttcCTCACTTGTTTGCTCACTACAGTCATCCTGGCAGTCAGTGTATCCTCAGGCTAAGCCAAACAAGCTGATCAGCCAGGCACCTCTGCACACACTGCCCCCCACTAAGAGGCTAATGGCCAGAATGTTTAATCCTTCTCAAAACAACTACGGAGATGCTAATTGTATCTGGCTATAAATACTGGCAACCACTTGTCCTCTTTCTTCATTTGCCTCTGCTCCTCCAAATGTAGCACCACCACGGGCTTCCCAGAAGCATCAGCCCAAATACCAGGAAAGGCTCAGTTACACAGGAGAGGCGTGAATCAAGTCGGAGAAGCTTCAAAAAGGCAGCAAGTGAACAAAGGTCTGACAGCGGATCCATGATTCCATGTGATTCGTGAACATTTCGGGGCTGCCAGCAAGAAGGTGAGATGTTCCCTCTGCCTATGTTTACGCCAGACCAGGTCGCTCGGGTGTGCGAGAACCTGGAGGAGACCGGGGATATAGAGCGCCTCGGTCGGTTCCTTTGGTCGCTGCCCGCTGCTGTCCCTGGCTCTGCCGGGGAGGCCCTCAATCGGCACGAGTCTGTGATGAGAGCGAGAGCGCTGGTCGCGTTCCACAGGGGGAACTTTGAGGCTCTCTACCAGATCCTCCAGAGCCACAGGTTTACCCGGGAGTCACACGCCAAGCTCCAAGACCTCTGGCTGGATGCACACTACAGAGAGGCGGAAAGGCTCAGGGGGCGGCCTCTGGGGCCAGTGGAGAAGTACCGGATCCGCAAGAAGTTCCCACTGCCCCGCACCATTTGGGATGGCGAGCAGAAGACGCACTGCTTTAAGGTAAACGCTCCGATATCATAGACTTGTGTTGTATAGTCCAACTCatatgttcttttatttttggacaatACTGAAGAAACATATCATAATGTGTATGTAGAGTTCATAAACACATCTTAGAGATTGCAAAACTTAGTAATGTGAAGGTGATTTTTAGCCTGACGCCTGTGTTAAGCAGCCTGAAGTCCTTGAGCTCTTAAGATGATAATGTCCAGAGCCACGGTTATCCTTCTGCCTTCAAGTTGGAACTACTTTAGCCTTGTTGTTTCACTATTCCTTATGCTTTGAAATGCTGTTCCAGATCATGATGGAGAGACACTGCTGTCACAAAGTTAGTCTGCgcaacaaaagctgaaaaaatgtAGTTGTACGACGTCAGATAAACAGATTATTGTGTTCAAATATACCAACTCTGTAGATATACCACTCAGTTTTGTGAATCAAAAACAtctttcaaatatattttcataaataCAGTAATATGGTTGTCAGTcctgtttttgcatgtgttgAAATTTAAAACTTATATTCAGTTTAGTCAAATCATTACATGACTCAAAACTTACATCTTTCTGTAAAGGTCCATATTAAGGCttcataaactgttttttaacctaaaaaatagttttaaactgATAATTAAAATGTCTTGATGAGCATTTTGTAcctaaaaaaccaaaacattaattttatttggaGATAACCATGGCAGTAATACCACTTCTTTGTTAATCAGAGAGTTCACAGTTCTTTGGGGGAAATAAGTTACTCCTGATATCTGTTGAGTAAAAACCCATTAACTTAGGCTCTTGAATGAGTGTTTGTATGTTTGATCTCCCTCTTGTGGCGGCTGGAAGCATTGCTCATAATCATATAATCTTTAACACCAAACCTCAAGGGGGATGCCCTGCAGCCCATTAAGCCCCTTAACATGATCCCTTTCCGAGGATATACATGGTTATGTATGCTTCCAAAGTAATAGTCTGTTTATAAATCCAGCCTGATATGATTATACACAGCAGCATGCAAGAGGGATCAGATTACTGATGTATAATACAGCACAAACAGCTTCCATATGATGCCTACAGATTTATTGACTTAAGAAGAAAGAAGCAGACTTGTGAAGAATACTGAAATAAAAGTCgaaattgaattattttattaattctttttGCAGGAAAGAACTCGCAGCTTGTTAAGAGAGTGGTATCTCCAAGATCCCTACCCCAACCCATCCAGGAAACGTCACTTAGCCCAGGCCACAGGACTCACACCGACACAGGTGGGGAACTGGTTCAAGAACCGGCGCCAAAGAGACCGCGCTGCATCAGCAAAGAACAGGTACCTCACACAGGTCTTTGTCTTGATGCAAAGGAGAACTGATGGCCGAGACTCACAAGTTCTTGTACACTTAGCTCAGAGTTAGGcctaaaaaacattaaaaagtcaaTAGTCTCGAATGAAAAAGTTCTgctaaaaagcaaacaacaacaacaaagggcTACAGGACTggggaaaacaaacactttgaattCTCAGTAATATCTCTGTGATCTGTGCCTCCACCCAGGCTGCAGCAGGATCCTTCCCTCCTGCCCTCTGAAGGCTCGCCCCAGAGCTCCCTCCAGGAGCGCCACcatcacccccacccccacctgcTGCCCAACTCCCCTCACCACCCGGGCAGCCCGGAGAGTGACTGCAGTACGGAGGCTGAGCGCAGGGGAGCCGGAGCGTCCACCCCGGAGATCTCCGTCAGCAGTGACAGCGAGTTCGAGTCTTGAGAATGTTCTTCCATCAGCAGACTTTTAATCTCTTATTAAAACCCATTTGAACTTTTCACTGGACACATTAAAGCCGTTCAAGCTCGAAGGAGGCAAGACCAAGACCACTTACTGTGGCTTTGAGTGGACGATGGAAAGGAAAGAAAGGCACTTAAAAAAGCACCACAGGATATAAGCCTGGGTGTTAAGTATTAGTTTTGGGCCGACCAAGACTCAGCACTATAGAACGGCAAACATCCACAGCTCcaaaacacaatattttcaaCTCTCAGGCAAAGTTTATAAAGAGATCATCTCAGTAGCCTTTAGCACATGTGAGTGTTATTactatttcaagtttttttaattggttaaaacaaatatttttagaaatagaTAATTTAGTAATCGTTTCTTAAGCTTTATACATTTTCAAATCCAAAATATCAATGCCTTGATGAGGTTATTACTAACTTAAGTGAACATGACAACATGCACATTAATCATTCAAAACTTACCAGTtcggaaaaaacacaaaatgtgtgcCATCAAAACCAATTCAGAGACGTTTGTCACAGCAAAGATTATAACtagaattacattttaaatgctaatGTTAGTTAGATTTAAATTACTCTATTTATGTTGATAAAACTGCAAACGTTTTCTATTTAAAGTCACCAGTAAACCAATAAAACTTGTAAACAGGCAGTGTTaagttttgtctttctgtgtaaCCGGGTTCTAATGTGCATGCAAATGTAGTCGCAGATTCCTTCAACTCATTTCACTGCCTTAAATGAATTTAAGAGCAACGTCAGTGTCAGTGTCTTTACATTAGGTTAAAGGTTTAGACACGCTAGGTTGTACATGGTTAACAATCCAACCATCCTGTTGCAAAAAACTATTCATTTTGAGAACAGCCACTGTTCACCGGACTGTTGGCTTAGCTGCTCTGAGCCCATCAGGAGCCTACAAACGAAATGGGtgaatcaagaaaaaaataaaataaaagtaaaacccTCATCTGTTCAAAAACTTTATGTGCCTATTCCACAAAAACCCAGTCACAGGCGTACTGCACGTCGTTCTTGCAGCTGTCATTTCTCGTAACACGTTTCTGCGTTCCAGTGAAAGTGtgtattttgtaaatgttttctggaaataaatgaGCCTATTTTTAAACGATCGTGGCTGCGTCTGTTTAGAAAAAGCCAGAACAGAAATTCCGACATGGATTTCTGTGGAATGCTTTTAaacacttaatatcttacctgttgcagatgctGTAGCTCTTTCTGACAGGAtcgatgagctaacggctagtcggAGTGAAGCCacgaccaaagtggactgctgccatctttaaacggctcagatctttaaaaaaatcacagtggTTCATGTAAACACTACTTTGTAAACCTCTACATTACAATACATCATTATTGTTGCAGAGATATTATGATAATCCTGCTTGAAGCTGCACCAGAAttgctaaagctagctgctgctgcaataTGCATTAGAAAATTAACCGCTTCTTGAAGGGCTTCATATCGCCCTCCACCTTTCTTGCCAgcgtttcagactaagatcattttatgttaagaaatgacaagttgtagctgttttggtcaaaccttcaaacaATGTTATGCAACACTGTAAAATGTCCccccagagtatgtgttgtagtgtcatcaaattatttttatttaattgtccCAATGGGgcacttatttgtttttgtacaattcCCTCAGATCAGCTGGTAAGCTAGGATTGCcaaaaaaatattgcataataaagagacaaagacacaaGAGAAGTTGTGAGGTCCTATCATTAAACTTGTGCACCGCTTTTTAGTTCCACCTGCTGATGCTCAGATTTTATTACCTGAGAGATTATCGTCTGGTCTGACAGAGTGAAACGTTTCCAGCTGCTTGAACTGTCACAGGAACCTAAAGATAGATAATAATAAACCAAATGAGAGAAAGGTGACATAAACACAAATACCTCACATCAGAAAATGTGTCAttcaatattttaatttcaccCTTGCTATTCAATAAATAAGATTATCTTTTAATAGGCGAATTAACACAAATTAGGTTAACATTAACATGTCAGAACAGGCATGAAAAGGTAACGCAGGTGTTGCTCGTATTCATTAAGGTTTAGAACAGAACCCTCGTTAATGTCATTGGTGACACCTGCTGTGTTTAATGTTCATCTTAAAAAGACTGAAGGGGGACAAGTCTACAACATTTAGTCCTATTATGCTTTAGTTGGTGACACATTCTGAGATTGTAAAAGTATCATTCCAATATAAACACTATTATAACGTTATTAAAGGAGGAAAAGTAGAAGAACTCCGCTTCAAACTTTTATACATGACACCAACTATTCGATAAATCAATTCtagattatttttaacattattttttggaCTGCTTGACTTGAAAACCTAAAAAGTGAGAAGGAGTGCCCAAATGacttaaataattaatttaaataaagtgtacTTTACCTGTCCAGGTCCTGGTCTAATTGAAGACACAATATAATTATGAAGAAAATGTCCAAtaactgtttcagttttatcagTAATAAGATGCTGGATTAAGCATTATATTCTAAGTTATTCATATTAATTTTCATAAGACTTTTGGTGTCCAAAAGTCTTAATTAATTATACTACAAAGCTgtgcaatatttgtaaaacatattttccaGTGAGGTACAGTAAAGTAGACATTTCTAAATGTAATTAGCTGCATTAAACCGGCACTACAGTATTGTTAGTAgctataaacatttaatatttacattGTGAACTGGTGCCAGTTCCACTAACTCAAGATGCAAAAACTAGTAAAATACCTTTTATACTACACGTTTGCAGAAAGCTGAAGAAGTCGTGGAAAGCACTTACCTTTGTTTTGGTGACATATCTTATCAAGCATGAACAAAATATATACGGTTCTCGCTacataattaatatttttaaatcccGTTGATCTCCACCTGTTCACTCACTTCTTGTCTGAACAtttccaagatggcggccgaatgaccagaaaataaataaataaataaataaattcatctgTACAAAATAAGGCGAAGAGCAGTCACTTTCCTCTTTATATGTAAAAAGCACGCTTAAACAATACAAATagccaaataaaaatgaaaattaagaACTGTCCTCTTCGTCACCCACAGGTTGGAAAGCTAAAAGCTCGCAAGTTGTTTGGTTGTTGTTAGCACCTTCACGGGTAATTTACAAGTTACCCTGGAGCTGCAGGTATTCCCTTTTTAAGTTACATAGCTTGCCTTTGAAACcaccaaaacaatatttaatttataagaCATAAATAGCTTAATATAAtcacaaaaatatctcattaccAGCTTTAGTGACGCTGCTATAACATTTCCTACCAGCAGGGGGCTCCACAACAGCCTCCATCATTGTTTGCTCAGTTCAAATTGGCCTCTTGCATTGGAAAGATGTCTCTGTCTTCGTATTATGTTTAAACCAAGGCAGAGGCAAAGTCAAATGTTCCTCACTTTTATATCTGACATCCTTCAACCACAGCTTGTCCTGCAGACCTGCTCATTACTCAGCAAAGAGTGACTGTTGTTGTGAAATTCATACTGTATCTTTAAAGGTTTAGGTTTAAGCCAGTAAATTTTGCGTTTTCAAAAACTTGTGGCCAGCAATAATGGGTATTTAATCAAATTTgaatgcagacttttttttgaAGACACAAATAACTTCATAGTATAATCCAGACAGTCTAATCAAAGTGCCAGTTTCACATTTACCTCTGTTTTCCCTCCTCCCCGACCCAAATGGGTGTCTGCACATTTCGTAATCCCTCCCAGCCttgaaggagcagcagcaagAGGACTTCCTCCTACCTGTCAGTTGCCATCATTGCTGAACTCATGAGCACTTATCTTGTGTTTCTTATTGGTTAGTCTGACTCCTGTTCAGGCAGGTGGGGAGTAGTAATTTGTGCTGTTTGACAACGTTGGACAAAGCATGGACAACCAGGGGAGGAAAGTGGTGGTCTGTGACAATGGGACAGGGGTAAGTTAACCAATCCAGCATGTCTGTGTTTTACTGTTGCTGCAGTTGTAACACCATCAGTTATTCTCTGCTTTCTTTTCCATTATCTACATCTGTAGCATCTGCATAAAACACCTATTACTTTACGATTCTGTCGTGCAAAAAACAGATTCAGGGACGATTGGTTTTGAACTGGATCAGTCCCATCAGCTCCATAAAGAAGTCCAGCAGGCTGCGAAACTGTCTTATCGTGTCTCCATGTGTCTGGGCTTGTcccagctgttttgtttttttaacaaaacatccaTAAATGGTTACGATGCTTTGAACTGAGCCCACATTGGATGAGAAGCAGGAAGCGATTTTGGAGGCGCTCACACATCAGAAGAGTGTGTTTGACCCGATTCTGCAGCATTTAGTTTGACAGCTCTGCAAAACAACGGAAAACATGGGTCTGTCTTTTTCACATTCAGATTCTTTTTAGTGAGGAATGCATTGCGTTGCTTCAGGCTAAGGAATGTGTTGTTGGCCTCACAGACAAGTTGAGACAGTAAAGTGGGAGGTGTGGTcctgacagacacaaacacagtctgTAGGTGCTGTTGTGCTGTCTGTGGagcattttacagatattcaccTAAAAcctggtgttgtagtagctggaAGTCCTCCACATTTTCAAACTGTAATAATTCTCTAAAGAATGGGACAGTTTTTAAAGGATCATATTATTAGAAAGGTTTTCTGCATGGTAAAACTCTGCAGagcaacaaaatgaacagaacagcTCCAAAGAGTTCAGTGCATGACTTTTGACTCGGGGCTGGGAAAAGTCTTGGTTTCGGTCAGCATGTGGAAATGAGAACTTCACTCGGCAGAAACAGGAGAACGACACACTTCACATGTTTCTCTTTCACTTCCCTGCACAGTTCGTCAAGTGTGGCTTCGCTGGCTCCAACTTCCCCGAGCACATCTTCCCCGCCCTGGTGGGCCGACCGATCATACGATCCACCACCAAAGTCGGCAACATCGAGATTAAGGTGGTAGCTGAACATCTCGCCTAATTTGGTACCTGATAAATTAGGACAAGTTCTCATAAACTTCACAAGGGGGATAAATACTTTCATAAGACATTATGTTGTATTGTATACAGTCTGGCTCCTTGTAAGCTAAACATTAAGACATTTTACAAAGTACTGTAGTTGTattttttcaaatcaaaaaatttaaaatacgAATCCATAAAGGCTTGTTCATCTTAATGTTTATCTTAAAACCAGCCTGATCCATGTTTTGCTCATTCACCTCTTTTTCCATTACAGCTCTgaagttttaaagtgttttattactGTTCACCATTTAGCTTTTAAGGACAtggttaaagggatagtctggtcacttttaaagtgatgttctgtcaaatactTATCAGCTGTTAGTACCTTATTAGTCACGACACCAGTCACAGAAAAAGGCAGAGGAAAAGGCAGAAGTTCTCCTCCGACTAGCCAAATGAGAGCAACTCTCAAAAAGCGACATACAGCTGGGAaagaaatgagctaaaattacaCTTCTGCACTTACTACACTTTTGAACAACATCGTTTGTTgagtttgtcagttttttctCAAACAACGAACAACGTCAGAGTTACGACACAAATGTATGTTGGCAGAACTTAGTCTGTGTTTATGTCagtggtgctgaggctgctgaatgtatcgaTTCACCTATTAGTGCGTCTAGTCCAGCGGTGGGTAATCCTGGTCCAAGTAAAACAAGCAATCCTGAAGAGGCAGGTTTATGCTCTGAAGAGAAAAGGGACTGAAATGTGTGCGACTGAGAGGGAGACGGGCGAAACAGTGTGTCCGCAGGGAGTCAAAGGTGTTTAGGCTGCAACATCCCTCACACGCCAAACACCTttctcagaaacagaaacatatcTGAAGTCTCATTTTTACAAAGTCTGATCCCTTGTATCAGGACCTGATGGTGGGGGACGAGGCCAGCGAGTGCCGCTCCATGCTGGAGGTGTCCTACCCCATGGAGAACGGCATGGTGCGCTGCTGGGAGGACATGCTGCACCTGTGGGACTACACCTTCGGCCCGGACCGCCTCAACATCAACCCATCCGAATGCAAGGTGTTCACTTGCACTATCTTTGCACTTATCCCCggagtttaaacaaaacttcaTGTTTAAAGTGTAAACAGAGAGAAGTCCTGACGTCTGCAGTGcatttcttgtttgtctttctccCCCTCTGCGTTGGAACCACTCTTTACTAATTTGCACGTATCTGTGTCTTAAAGATCTTACTGACAGAACCACCCATGAATCCCACCAAGAACCGCGAGAAAATAGCCGAGGTCATGTTCGAAAAGTACCAGTTCAACGGCATCTACGTGGCGATTCAGGCCGTGCTCACTCTGTACGCCCAGGGTAAGAAGGGACGCCGCCAAAtgactctgcagcagctcagatcCTCTTCTTAGTTTGCCTTCGAGGTTCTGTCAGTATTCTGTTGCTCGGTGAGAAGCTTCAGTCGAACAACGCTTTCATCCACACCTACAGGTTTGCTCACCGGCGTGGTTGTCGACTCAGGAGACGGCGTCACCCACATCTGTCCCGTTTACGAGGGCTTCTCTTTACCGCACCTGACTCGCAGGCTGGACATTGCAGGGCGGGACATCACTCGCTACCTGATTAAGGTGTGCTAAAACATGCCAGTGTGTCAAaccaaaaagacaacaacagtt contains the following coding sequences:
- the six7 gene encoding SIX homeobox 7, whose protein sequence is MFPLPMFTPDQVARVCENLEETGDIERLGRFLWSLPAAVPGSAGEALNRHESVMRARALVAFHRGNFEALYQILQSHRFTRESHAKLQDLWLDAHYREAERLRGRPLGPVEKYRIRKKFPLPRTIWDGEQKTHCFKERTRSLLREWYLQDPYPNPSRKRHLAQATGLTPTQVGNWFKNRRQRDRAASAKNRLQQDPSLLPSEGSPQSSLQERHHHPHPHLLPNSPHHPGSPESDCSTEAERRGAGASTPEISVSSDSEFES